One Nicotiana tabacum cultivar K326 chromosome 23, ASM71507v2, whole genome shotgun sequence genomic window, AATCTTGGAGATAGCATGTCCTTGTTTATATGAATTATTTGCTCTGTATGACAAgccatactttattattattttttaatttccgtTAGCTGAATGggttgaatttttctttttaaaagtaaTTGGAtgagtccttttttttttttttttgagaaaaattagtACGGAGTAGTGTGGGACAGAATTTAAAACAATGGCCTAAAGAAGCCAGTCCTGTTTACATAGTtcaataattgaaaaatagccattatcaTGAAGTTTCAAATTCTATAGGTGAAGCTCCTCGACAATATCCTAGATTTAAAAAATGGCCTTTTATGCAAATGCTGTGCTTATACAGCTTGAGATTTCACTAGGCCAAGGCTCATTTCACTTAGAATCAGTTGCTTGTAGTTCAATTTGAATTCCTTCAATTTCTCTCTTAAATCTATCATTTGAACTCGCATATACCATCTTCCTCCTCACCCTCCACGAATCTGGAGGCCTACTCCATAATTATATATGCTCTATTTTGCACATTTCTTGTTGGAAAATAGGAAAGTGGTCACAGACTCACAATAGTGGTTTTTTAATGTGAAGGGACTGAATCAGTGTTTACATGGAGACAACCTTCATTTTTAAGAGTAATTTTCTTGAGCTCAACAGCCTCGATCTTTGAGTATTTGATCAAATAAAGTTACCAGCATAAACTGGATAGCAAGAACATTAAAGATGCTTACCATGTGTTTGAGGTTGGTAAATATCCGCAGTAAACTGAAGCTTGCCAAGAAACATAGGTAAGTTCTCCTGGGACCCTTTTGCCATTTGTTTGTCTTTCTACTTTATATACTCCATTGCTTTGTGTTGCATTCCAAAGACTTGATTGAGAGGTTGGAAGAAGGTGATTTTATCAATTGCAATAtaattgaaaatgataaaaagaacTAGGAAAAGATATGTCTTAATTACCTACTAGTACATAATACTATGTAAATATACCACCAACTCCCCCATAAAAACATAATGCGGAAAACTTTTCAGGTCCCCAATATGGTTCATCAATTAACCGGTATAATTTTGGATCATCAACAAATATATGTGTTTTCTCCGCATCTGTCGTCTCACCTTTATCATTTAAAACTATAAATAGAGTCTATAATAGGAAAATGGCTGAATGCCAAAATGGTTGAATGCCAAATCAAGAGGTATCTCAGCGTTTACTTTACAGTATGTAGAACGCTGCATAACCTATTCCGCAGTCAACATTACAGCAGGTAAAGCTCAAATAGTGCCGTTCTTCTGCTTTAAAATTTCTGTAAATTTAGTTTACTTTTCATTATGGGAAGTAACTAACTATTATGGTTCGTTTACTTCATTCTAAGGCCTACTAGAGTAAGATTGAACAAATTGATCCCTTTGTTATTGTGCGTCCATTTAGAACTTTTATATTTCTCTACACTCACTTAATGCATGCATTTTTTAAATACGCCAATAATATTACCGATCAGTTCTAAAGATTCTCTACACTCCTTTTTTTCTTAAAGAAATTAGTGTTGCCTCGATTGTTCACTAGGTCTACCACCAAATTTGGTGAGTACAGTTGGTTGAATCCATGATAACTATAGCAAAAGTGAAATTATTGTATACTTTTTCTTGCAAGAAGAGACAAAGGTACCAAGTATCCTCCTGTTGTCTCAAGAATGTTATTTGTCTGCACAAAACAGTAAAAAAACGTGTCAAATTTATACATgaaatattttctataatttaGGAAGTGTTAACCTATTATATTGTGTATAAATTTGTGTAACATTATCTTATATCTACCTAATTGTTTCTTTTGTCCAGAAATGAGTAATCAAGAAAATTGTAAATTGGTGTAATATATTATCTCACATCTTCTGGCCGTGGCATACGTCTTTGTCTAATAAGATCATCTTTGGTAACTCTTTTGATAGGAACGGTTCCAGAAGGACAACCTCCATTCTCTAACAATATCCTTGAAGATATATCAACAGTTGGGGCACTTGGAATTTGCTTTATCGTTGATAAAGTGGGTTTCATCTGTCAATTCAAAACTCTATTAACAACATTACATCCATATAAAgttaaatacacaaaaataaagtGTAAATACATGCCTCGGGATGAAAATTATGATTCTTCAAGGATGGATGATCAAATGCAAGTTGTTTGTAAAAATTCACACAATCGTATGTATCCCCCCATTCACTCCGTAAGCAAAAATTTCATAAGCTTTAATCTTAGTTACACTAGTCAACATCATCCCTATCGAAATGTAACTTGTGTATACATAAAAATGTTGTAGAATAAAATGGTTGGCAAATAATCACGATTTTCAACTACATAAAATACGAAAAAATATGACAAATTCAGTTTACCAGAATTTAACTTTATTGTTAAACATCATCATGGATATTTTTTAAAATCACAACGATCAATGAAGAATTATTAATCCGAATATCCTAAACTACATACCTTAATTGTTTTGACCGCTGGTTTGTTCAAAAGTTTAAATTGC contains:
- the LOC107824691 gene encoding uncharacterized protein LOC107824691, yielding MLIHQRNVLQILLLLYFLLSYDGVQGEMKLSKLEELALEKQFKLLNKPAVKTIKMKPTLSTIKQIPSAPTVDISSRILLENGGCPSGTVPIKRVTKDDLIRQRRMPRPEDTNNILETTGGYLVPLSLLARKSIQ